From Triticum aestivum cultivar Chinese Spring chromosome 4A, IWGSC CS RefSeq v2.1, whole genome shotgun sequence, a single genomic window includes:
- the LOC123085201 gene encoding putative pentatricopeptide repeat-containing protein At3g49142, with product MNLSQSLLLRPPPAGGQHGLLHLVDSCRAAAHLPTLRAAHACLLLLQHLPSSAVARVKLIQAYAACSALPAARAVLTSSPDRTTVFFNVLLRALTAASLHREALILFASMRPQGPSCSPDHYTYPLTLKSCAASGSLRLGVQIHASIARLGLDANLFVAHSAISMYARCGRPDDAYQVFDEMQHRDVVSWNAMISGFAHAGLFQRAVVIFRELVGLQCPQPDAGTMASILPAMGNAKAEDITFVREVFEKMQFRGLISWNAMLSIYAINGLHVKAVELFMRMEKDGVEPDRMTLSTVLPCCGQVSAFSLGKRIHEIIKRKRMCPNMLLENALMDMYANCGCLKDAREVFDAMSLRDVVSWTSIISAYGVRGHGTEAINLFENMLGQDLQPDSIAFVAVLAACSHAGLLDVGKHYFDCMTSRYQITPKAEHYTCMVDLLGRAGCISEAYDFILAMPIKPNERVWGALLGACRIHSNMDIGLLAADSLFRMVPDQTGYYVLLSNIYARAGRWADVTSVRSVMASKGIKKLPGASNVEIGDQVHTFHVGDRSHPQSEMIYKKLDELLGRIRGMGYNPGVEGTLHDVEEEEKEGHLSVHSEKLAIAFVLINTSPGTPIRITMNLRTCSDCHHAAKLISAITDREIILKDVNRFHHIVQGVCSCGDYW from the coding sequence ATGAACCTGTCGCAGAGCCTCCTCCTGCGCCCGCCCCCGGCCGGCGGCCAGCATGGCCTCCTCCACCTGGTGGACTCCTGCCGTGCCGCCGCCCACCTGCCCACCCTCCGCGCCGCGCACGCGTGCCTACTCCTCCTCCAGCACCTCCCCTCCTCCGCCGTCGCCCGCGTCAAACTCATCCAGGCCTACGCCGCCTGctccgcgctccccgccgcccgcgccgtgctCACCTCCTCCCCCGATCGCACCACCGTCTTCTTCAACGTCCTCCTCCGCGCGCTCACGGCCGCATCCCTCCACCGCGAGGCACTCATCCTCTTCGCCTCCATGCGGCCGCAGGGCCCCTCCTGCTCCCCCGACCACTACACCTACCCGCTCACTCTCAAGTCCTGCGCGGCGTCGGGTAGCCTACGTCTCGGTGTCCAGATCCATGCATCCATTGCCAGGCTCGGCCTCGACGCGAATCTCTTCGTGGCGCACTCGGCGATCAGCATGTATGCGCGGTGCGGCCGCCCGGACGATGCTtaccaggtgttcgatgaaatgcagcACCGGGATGTCGTCTCCTGGAACGCCATGATCTCTGGGTTCGCTCACGCAGGCTTGTTTCAGAGGGCCGTGGTGATTTTCAGGGAGTTGGTGGGGCTGCAGTGTCCACAGCCTGATGCTGGGACCATGGCAAGCATCCTGCCCGCCATGGGTAATGCCAAGGCAGAGGACATCACATTCGTGAGGGAAGTGTTTGAGAAGATGCAGTTTAGAGGACTTATTTCTTGGAATGCTATGCTGTCTATATATGCTATCAATGGACTGCATGTTAAGGCTGTGGAGCTGTTCATGAGGATGGAGAAGGATGGGGTTGAGCCAGATAGGATGACATTATCAACTGTTCTTCCTTGTTGCGGACAGGTCTCGGCATTTTCACTGGGGAAACGAATCCATGAAATTATCAAGAGGAAAAGAATGTGCCCCAATATGTTGCTGGAAAATGCTCTAATGGACATGTACGCCAACTGTGGATGCTTGAAGGATGCCAGGGAGGTATTTGATGCCATGAGTTTGCGGGATGTAGTATCATGGACCTCGATCATTTCTGCATACGGCGTGCGTGGTCATGGGACGGAAGCCATCAATCTGTTTGAGAACATGCTAGGACAGGATCTGCAACCGGATTCTATTGCCTTTGTTGCTGTTCTTGCAGCATGTAGCCATGCAGGCCTCTTGGATGTTGGAAAGCATTATTTTGATTGCATGACTAGTAGATATCAGataaccccaaaagcagagcactaTACATGTATGGTGGATCTTCTTGGGCGTGCTGGGTGTATAAGCGAGGCATATGATTTCATTTTGGCGATGCCTATCAAGCCAAATGAAAGAGTCTGGGGAGCCTTATTAGGAGCTTGTCGGATTCACTCCAATATGGACATTGGGTTGTTGGCAGCAGACAGTTTGTTCAGAATGGTGCCCGATCAGACGGGATACTATGTGCTATTATCGAATATTTATGCTAGGGCTGGACGATGGGCAGATGTTACCTCGGTGAGAAGTGTCATGGCAAGCAAAGGTATCAAGAAATTGCCTGGTGCTAGCAATGTTGAGATAGGAGATCAGGTCCACACATTTCATGTTGGTGATAGATCTCATCCACAATCCGAAATGATCTACAAAAAGTTGGATGAGTTGTTAGGAAGGATCAGGGGAATGGGTTATAACCCAGGAGTTGAGGGTACACTTCATGATGTTGAAGAGGAAGAGAAGGAGGGCCATCTTTCAGTGCACAGTGAAAAATTGGCTATTGCGTTTGTTCTTATAAACACTAGTCCAGGGACACCCATTAGAATAACAATGAATCTCAGAACGTGTAGTGATTGCCATCATGCTGCAAAACTCATTTCAGCTATCACAGATAGAGAGATTATCCTTAAAGACGTCAACAGGTTCCACCATATAGTACAAGGAGTGTGCTCATGTGGGGACTATTGGTAA